In the genome of Falco naumanni isolate bFalNau1 chromosome 5, bFalNau1.pat, whole genome shotgun sequence, the window CCTTTATAGGCGCCTTCATCATAATCCTGCACATTCAGTCTGCCAGCCAAATCTGTCTATtccttcagtgaaaataaaagggaCTTTTGTTACAAAGAAGTCTATTTCAAATTCATAGTACAAACTTACCTGTAGTATTAATCTTCGATTTGGgagttttcttctctcttgcagCTAGCatcttctctcttgctttctttttattccctttggctttcttcttttccagagCAAAGTCTTCATCATCACCTTCACTATAATCTGAATCTTCTTCTGACTCCACACCTACAGCAAGGAAAACGGATGTCACCGTTGTACAGGAAATACAATTTACTATTACACTGCAGGGCCTTCTAATCACATTCTAGACATAAAAACCCAGGATATCTGAAGGACACAGTAGAACAAATTTGCACATATTTGTATGCTGAACTAAGAAAGAAATAGcttccataaaatattttgtatttaaagaatTCTTGTTCTGTACTATAATAATGGAACACCCTGGTACAAACTGCATACAATAATGACTTTAACAGCAGAATTGTCAATATTCCACGTGTGCAAGatgaaaaagttaattttttttggcagggcTTCTGATTTTTACATGTTCTTAGTCATAACTACTTAAAGTGAAAAAACACTACATCTAATTTCAgctgtaagaaatattttatagatttattattaaaaaaacccagacattAGCAAATCTTAAAAATAGTTCTCTATCAACAGAAATATCTGGATTATTCccctgaaaaattatttcactgacaATTCCAAAACCACTTTCCAATAAACCTTGCAGTAAGGAATAAAAGAATGGATGCATGCATGTTAACCATTGGGGAACTGATAGAGAGTCTATCATATTCTGCAGGTATTCAATACTAGGCTGCTACCAGAAGCAAGAGTATGATGCTAGACCGGCCTCTAATCATATGTAGCATGGTCTTCTGAGAGTGGAGAATTGGAGGAATGAAAGAAGGGAGGTGACATACTTTTTAGTAAACAAAGCTAATACTGAAAGCACTAACACCTGACACTAGTCCTGAGTCACTGTTTTGATGCAAACCCCAGTTAACAACTGGAAAAATTAAGAGACAGAATACAGACATGAAATTTTCCTGGACAAAAAGGGTAGAAGAAATTTGTTCTGACATAGTGCAGCAAATGCAGAGAAGCAGTATCATTTTTGCCAGTTTGGGGAATGTGTATGAATAACCTGTAACTTATTAATAATACTTTTATTGAATAAAATTAGATTTAGTATCAAAGTGAAAGTAGTATTAGAAGATCCATtaagggaggagagagaagataCAGTAGAAGCAGTATGCATTTCACTGACAATATaaacaacataaaatataaGGCATCACATTCAAAGCTCATCTAAGGAGGGTGTACTTATAAAAAAGAACTTACTGACTACAGACTCTGGCTCAGAATCAGCAGCATGCTCTCCATCATCACTATCAATGGTCGGTAACTTCTTCTGATGTGCTGGAAttttagctgctgctgtcctctgccTACCATCACCCCTAGGTATGTCATCAACCATAACCTGATTGAGGCCTAGAAAACAGAAGGTGGTCTAATTAATTCAAATTCACTGTAAATCTGTTCTCCTTCCCAAAAAGAAGCAGGTGTTTGAGTCCCCAGAATTCATCTGTGATTTTGAAGTATACTATAGAGAAGTGTATCATCAGCACTTGTTTTCATGTGATTggcattttgctgttttaactGACCAAACTGTACATTCTGGTTGTGATAGTtatcaaatatttataggtAATCAAGCTAACAAAATGATAGAagaccaaaaataaaactggaaaaatgaaagtgtttcCAATGGCACAGCAAATGTTTTAGTCACGTTTATTTGATGCTTATGCATTATGGACCCATTAAGGAGTTGGGGGTAAGTGTAACTTCTTGAAGAAATAAACTCGGCATCTAAAAACATCATGCCTGTTGCTTTTTCCAACTAACTTTTAGTGATCTGTAACAATCTCATGTAGCAACCCACAggttttcccattttacaaCTGCAACcaaatttttaatgaaaaaattgaTGCAtccttcagtttttatttaagaTAAAGACTCTTTTTCCACTTAAGTGAAAATCAGAAACcaatagaaagaaagaagagataaGCTACTTAAATGTATCTTGAAATGCTATTTCTGAAAAGACAAGAGTATGAGAATAACTTACCTAAAAGTTCACTGTCTACACTGCAGTTGGAAAAAAGGGGTCTCCTGTGTACATTTTCTGATTCAGTATTCTTACCTGTTTTAGGatccagaaagcaaaaaaaaatataatttaaaatattagtatACAAAACCACATTATAAAAAGACATGatattaagaaatgaaaatgactAACATTTTTATCCGTCTCTAATCAAACTATATGTTTGGAAGATCTTACAGAAGAGTTATCTTTTCGCACAGACCATAAAAAGACAGGCACTACCTAGAAATTCTCATTTCCTTCTCATGAcatcttgaaataaaactttcaacctatttcactgtaaaataaaCTGTCATGTTTGAATTCACTAAATATAGAGTATTGCATTGAACTGTAAAGTAACCTTGTTCTTCTGAATTTTGCACCTCCAGGatatttgcagatttttctttgacaGATAAGGCTAAGGCAACTTCCAAATCCCTTTGATAAAGTTTGTCATCCAAGGatatcctggaaaaaaaaacccaaacatgctaaataataaaacaatgaCATGAGTGTTATAGATCTATTTCTGACCTGCTGAACTTATAATAattcaaatacttttaaagaaattggTATTTCAATACATACTCATAGCATATCGTATTATGAATATCACTTCCTGAAACCATTTAGACAAAGTACACAGTAATACTTAAAGCTCACTACACTTGAAAGTATTATGATTGCAAAAcattgtgtatatatatataaactaatAACTGGCAttatcacagaaaaaagttattacATTTGCTTGAAATACCAAACTGAAATGTAATATTTATACACACGTTTACTACCAAAATaatctgatttctgttttcattgattttatattttctatcaagctttaaatacattcttttttaaagactcAAACTTGactttatatttctgtttaatgAGTACTTAAGTAACTCAGAATTGTTACCATTATTTTGCACCGTAGACAGAAGACGACAAGATCAGACATGCAAACCTGTTTCTGCACCTATGCTGAGCTCTTGCTGGagttttttttacagctgtagCAAAACAGACACAGCCCACTACTGAACTCAGGCAAGTTTTCTCAACTGCGTAATAATGTTACCCTTGATTTGCAACTGTACCATTAAAGTTGAAAGCTTTTATTACACTAATATATATTAGCTGTTTATTCTCAACTGCTTAGaattctagggaaaaaaagctcaaaacCAAATACTGCTACTGAAACCCAGCTTTACACAGAGTTGACCACATTTCAACATTTACCTTTTACCAGGTGTCTGCTTTTGTGATGGAACCAATtctttgtgtggctttttttgcttctcttttttctctttctttggtTCCTTgagctgtgttctggattttttGCTTGAAGGTGCAGCTATACAGGCAAAGTCTTCATCTGTTTGGGAAATGGCAACAAGCTTTAATGAGTTTCCCTACATTCTTCCATATGGCCAAAAGAAGTCATTCAACTTAATTTCATTGCACACTGCAAATATGCCAAAGAGaacttttgaaacaaattatatttttaaagaacacaaCTACTATTGCTATACTATccttaaacatattttaaatgaaaatttaacaAGAGCTCTTTCGCATATGCTTTTATTCAAGAAGTAATGATTCCAATTTTTATTACTAATAATGCAACGAAGCTGCAATGTCCAATGTGTTAACAGATTTTCAGTAACTAGAAGTTCACCTTTTGATATGCTGAACAGCTGTCAGTTATAATAGTAATATATGTTATtaaacagttttcagttcttGGTGTTTGGTAAATTGTTCCCCTTAATGACTcccattcttaaaaaaatgcaggctGCTCCCTTTTCGCTGTCATTTGCATATTGCCTCTTACCAAATACAATGCATTTCTgcaattttcaaagaaaattagaatGCATGAAAACTGTCTTTCTTCCAACAAAGGACACTGCATATCACAGCacaaaagatggaaaaaagtaatcttCAGTATTCTCTATATGATGGAGAACCTTAGATAAGATCACGAATGGTTCTTAGGATTTACACTTTTATATTACAAGAGGTCACTTATAAACTAAGAAAAGTCATGCACCACTTTTACACTAAGAATCTGCATCAATCTACATGATTCACACAAGACCTTCAACATTAcctattttttccctccccttcccaccaATTCAAACGGTTCCCTGGATCCCGCAAACAGCACAGAACATAAACccatgaaagcaaacaaacactgaaagaaaaacgCATCACACCCATTAAGGCTTAGAAGTAAAGGAGACCagttacaaaaacaaacagcctGCAGTCAATTTTTCTTATCAATGGAACTCAAAATTCGACTGCTACGTCCTTACCCAAACCCCATCAAGACAGAGCCCTATACGAGAAGGGTTAGATCTAGGCATAGATGATTCAACACCTCCTTTATATTCTCATTTACAGGTTCTTGTGAACTGATAATCAGGACGACAGGGAGCAGCCAATTACCACTGAAAACCCAGGCAGGGAAACAGATTTTCCTGCAGCAAGACACAGTGTATTCACCAGGTTCCTGACAGACTGTGGTTATACTTCTCTGGCTTACAACAATCATAGTCTCCTTGAATTAGGAAATTTAACGCTGTGCCCAGACTACTTCCAGTGAAAACTGCAACAGCCTTCTCAATGAACTAATTCATTAAAGACACTTGGATGATATTTTGGGCCACTAATTAGCGTACATTGCTTTCATATAAGAACACACCACTCACCGTCATCTTCCAAATCCCCAAACTGAGAATAatcaacaatttttttgttcctgtggCAAAAAACACACACTATTAATCTTTTCAGACTGAGCATCTTGACTTGCCAAGACTTGATTTTGGGGTAAATcacattttacaagaaaaaagcaacacattttcaaatgtacGTAGAGCCAGTGCCGCCGTACACCGTACAGTTATTAAGAATAGCttctagattttttaaaatctgaaaataacagTGCTTTTTGTGGTTCTCGCTGTGGGAGCGTTCTATTCTCCCGATGTACACACCGCCCTAGAGCTGCTACCGTGCCAGGGAATTAACTCCTGGGTCACTTTCGGGGACGTGAAACGCGCTTGCCGTGCCGCTTCCAGGCCGTGCCCTGTGCGGCGGGGCCCCGGGTGCTGGCGTTGCCCCAGGCGGGGGGGCACGGGCGGCACTGCCGAGCCCACCCCTCAGCCAGGGATCGGCCCAAGGGCCGCCACCCGCCGGGGCTGCTCTTCGCGGGacgcggccgccgccggccccaTGGAGAAGCCCCCGCGCTTCCTTCCAGCTGGAAGGGGGACGGCGGCGGGCCCGCCTCAAGCCCGGCGCCACGGCAGAGCTCGGTGCGGGGGCGCCGGGCTGGGAGGGGTCCGGCCCGACCGGCGGCCGCGGGGGACCCGCCCGCTCCCTCAGCGAGCAACGGCCGCCCGCGGCGCGCGCGCCTGAGGCTTTCGAGGAAACGTCACGCAGCGCCGCTGGGCGCGAGCTCCCGGCACCGCGCGAGCTCCCAGCACCCCGCGCGCCtcggggccgggcgggcggcagcggctcACGGCCGCCGCGCATCCCGGCGCCGCACGCACCTCCTCACCGGCCGCGCCatccccgccgccgcctcccgcacccgccgcccgcggggggGGTACGCGCACCGGTGACGACACGGCTGCCCCGCCCCCTCCGCCCCGGCGCCGCCCGGCACATTCGCCACAAGGCGGGCGGGTGCCGAATCTGCGGCTCCGGACGTGAAGGCTCTAACGGGGAAGCGGGGAccacctcccccctccccgccctgcagcggcgccgctgcccgccgcgcccccTCACCTGCCCGCCCGCAACCCAGGTGAGCGAAGCGGGAGGACGGCGCCGCGATGGGGGAGGGGCTCCGGGTCCCGGGGGCCCTGCGTTTGTCCTGGGGGCTTGGCGCCTCCCGGGGGAATAGAGGCGCAGGGGACCCTGCAGGCCTTTCCTGCCCACCGCTGGTTTTGCTGCCGCTTCTCTGTCTGCCTTCTTTGGCCTGGGCCGCCGGTGTGGCGGCGCTGAGCCCGTGGTGGAGCTGAGGCCGCGAACGCCGGTTTCGGCGGGGGGCTTGGCCCTCCCCGCAGGGGCGCGGGGCTGCTCGGCTGCGCCACGGGCTGAGGCAGCGGCCGGTGCCCCCCGTGTCCTCCCCGCTACACCTGGCTCTGtcgggcagcagcagggaggcgTTCGCCACTTCTCTAAGTTGAAATCCCTTTCGGTGATGGGCCAGGAGACCGCTCTGGTGACTGTGAGATTTTTGTTGTTAGCGTGAAGCAATTTAGGTTTGTTCACAAAGAAAGACACCACACAAAAAACTATAAATTGGTCCCATGACTTTTGCTGTGggaaatatgctttttttctttaggtttctgctcttcttttctttggacTGTGTCTTTTAGCACTGGGGAGGTTTCCCTGGGGAGATCCAGCTGGAGTAACCTGTCTAGCTTTGCAGGTAATCctcaaaaaaagaggaattaagTGAGATGAGGAGCCCTAGTCGAGAGAAAAATTACTGGCATGGGTACGTGCTCCCCTCCTGTGTTTTCATTCTGTAGAcagttcttttgcttttcttttggcttATTTCTAATggcactatttaaaaaaataatgacaaatcCTAAATCAGGTTACAAAGTGccaaaataagctttttctGCAAGTGATTGCAAACTTCCACTCCACCCCAAAGTCTACCACctgcagaaaggaggaaataaaatccTAGGGCACCGTGAAGGACTTCAGATTCTGAGACCTGCATGGCAGCAGTTACAGTGTGTCAGTTAAAGTTTGTTATTTAGTGAGGATTCCTTCTgtcctgtttctgcttttaagtcAGGAAGCTTATAATTTGTAAGAGTAATTATCCAAATTCATATATTGGATACACTCAATTACAGCTTAGcattcagtgttttgaaaactgGTATTTATGTTTCAGCTCCAACATAGGTATTTGGAAGTCAAAATTGAGAAGTGTATCTATGAAAAATTTGGATGTTCAAGTTTTCTTGCCAGAAGCTATCAACAGCATTGTTTTTAGTGAGCATTGTTTACTAAGGATTTTACAAGAATGTAACTCATGTTACTTTCATTTCCAATGCAGGAAATCAACTCAAGAAGATGAAGCCTAATAAAGGAAAGACCTGCACTGGGGAGAGAGACTATGTGTACAAATTTAATGCTGGAAATCAACATTTAGTGCTTACTGTGCCTCTCAAATTCCCGGTGCAAGAGAATATTAGTCATTTGCATGGACGTCTAATGCTCCTGCACAATCTGCCGTGCTTTATAGAAAATGGTAAGAATTGATTTCTTGAATTAGTGTCATATATCCATGTCCACAAGTGTCTTACAACCTGTTTTAAGAAACCAAAAGAAGGTGTTTATTAGAACAGTCtttaataaattgtttttaaaacagaaaaaagggttaaataaaattactgtcaGTACTAGTAAGGCATCCaagtaaaaagcttttcagttctgtttcctaGATGATTAATGATGCTTCTACTGACATGTTTTGTTGATGGACCATTCTCTTCTTGTTACAATAGACCTGAAGCAATCTCTTAATAAGTTCATAGAAGAGGAGACTATAAAAGATTATgacagagaagctgaaatgGCTCTGGAAGCAGTGAAATCAGGAAAAGTAGACATAAACCAGCTGGCAGATACTTGGGCTAAAGCTTATAAAGAGGTAAGATTAAGGCTGAAAAGTTAATGTTCAGGACTTGCTTTGTGAGTGTGTGAGTTTATGTACAGACAGAATCACATCTGTGAAGCtgaaaaattacactgaaattcACTTTTGCTGATCAATTCTTTCTATCTGAAAGTGATCATTAAGTCTTTATCTAACAAGTTCTCAGTCAAGTTTTTCCTGAATTTAAGTCAAAAGATAGATAATTGAGAGGTATGTAGCTAGtgatattaaaacaaaaatagactTGAGGGTTAGTGCATTGGAATCGAAGCAAGAGATAGTAAAGTGCTACTTCTAAGTCTCAGTAATAGCAATGAAGACCCCTCTCTCCCCTCGGAGAGACTTTTTGGCTCATTTTCAAAGTTCATGTGACTATTTTACATTATTATAGCAGCGATGAGGCTTTGCATGTGTTCTTCAAAATATAGGAATGCAAAAGAACTGGAGGGGTCCTAgtgaacacaaaaaaagaatgacagaaaCCGCAGCATCTGAGGAAACGTTTATAGGAATTGAATTTGCTTATCATGGTATATAGAAGGATGTTGTGAAAAATTCCAGAGCACACATCTGTTACAAAGAGAATTGGAAGCAAATCATCTACGTTAATGCATgtcaacaaaatgaaattagCTTAGcctttaagaaggaaaaaaatctgtattggGTGAGCATGGACATATGATAAAACACCGAAAGAGTTTGCAGTCTTCTGTGCTAGCAGTTCCTGTGAACAGGTTAGCCTGAGTGCAAGGGTTAGGATTAGATGATTTCTTGATGTTTCCAGTCTACAGTTCAATGATACAATCTCAGTTCGTCAACTGAATCTGATGGAAATGATTGCAAAAGTAAGGAGTGTTTCAGTATAAAGGAGCTTGCAAAACTAGCATCTTTGGGCCGTTCTTTGTTCAATAGAAATGGCTTTTCTTAAATCGGTGTTGTTGATCAAATTCTAGTGACATCAGTTTAGTCATGCTTTctagcaaaacatttttgtttacacAGCTGGTGTTTGGGGCCCTATCTAAAATTCATCAATTACAAATATTGTTGTAGATGTTATTGTTCTTTCCAAGTTGGTGATGGCTCAAAATTGGTAGTTCCTTATTGCAGTCAGAACCTTAATGTTTCTGCTGTTAGttgctttgaaagagaaaaaagcatgaaaagggggaaaatgttAAAGCTCAAGCAGAATACAAAAAGCTCAAATTAGGAAAGATAATTAATGTATGTTGAACGTTGTGCATGCTTAGTTGGTTTTGCCCCACTGTTGCACGGGATCTTTCTATGTCCTAAAAGGTACCATATGCTTTTAAGTCTCTTGTAACTTTTAGACAACATTAGAATATGCAAAACCTGAAGAAACAAGCTGGGATGAAGACTTTGCAGATGTTTATCATGATCTGATACATTCTCcagcttctgaaatgctgttaaaCCTGGAACACAATTATTTTGTTAGCATCTCAGAATTAATAAGTGAGAGAGATGTGGAACTGAAAAAACTACGGGAAAggtattcctttttttttctttttgttttttctatctTACTAAATAGAGGTGTATGCCACTGGGTGTATACAGCTCATAGGACAGCATGTGACAACTTGTATTTGTCTGTGTAAACCCTATTTTAGTTGTGTTTCCCTCTTTAAAGTCGTTTAATACTTAGCCTATATTGTTAGGGTCAGCTATCCTATATTTCCtcagttactgaaaataataaaacccaaggTTATCAAAGTACTGTAAGGTTTGATTTCCGTTATTCTGTCGATGTTGCAAGTGGTGTGGCAGCGTAAAGTGCTTGGGAtatctggaaaataaagtatATGAAAAGATGAGCAAAAGACTTGAACCAACTTAAGTCAGAAGCTGTTGAATTTGCAGTTTAGGAAAGCCTTTGCAGGATCATGTGCTTCCGACTGATTGAATAGTTGCAGGTAGCTGCTTTCTCCACAAGAGGGAACACATACAATgcaggtttttctttccaacccccgcaccccccctttttttttttttgttttgttagggTGACTAGGCTAAGGAAAATGAATGCACCCAAATACAGATATAGTATAGATGCTTGTGAGGTGCCTGAGTGTTCTGAGTAGGTCTGTTTTAGCAATCTAGGTGGCAATATTTCTCTTGAATTGTGTGTGTTTAAGCTTACATTATACAGTGTGTACCTGCTTATATGGTTTCTTCTAGACTGAGTCATACGTATTTCTAATTTGTAGATAAATGTTATCAATAATATGTTAGAAAACTTTTTTGCTGCTTATTGACTTTTCTCAAGTATGCATATAGAAGAAAGAGCACTTAATCCCAAGAGCAGTAATGTAGAGCTCTTTTGTGATATAGCTGTGTATTGACTCCAGTGGCATTTATCATATCTATTTGTCATAATTGAGAAACTCCATATGGTCAGTGGCAGCTGAGACTATCCCAGATGAATGTAGGTGGTGTTCTGTTTACACAGGAGTTGGCTTGGAATCCCTGCCCCTCAGCTCAGATTTGTTTTGTGGATATTCATTGCTAAGTCTGTGTTAGGGTAAATCGATTCCTTGCTGAAGAAAGGGCTGAATGTGTGTGAAAGAGTAAGTGAAGCCAGGGATTAAGAAGGCTAAGGAGGGACAGGGTATTGGATGAACTGATGATAGCAGGGCAGCCCTTTAACTTCAGATCCAGGTCCCCTTGTTGAGTGTTGTTTGAGCTGGAAGCTTATCTGACTATTAAAAATAGATGTGTTTTAGCCAACTTCCTGGTGTTCACCTGTCTGCATCAactgtggttttggtgggaTGAAGGCAAGGGACAGAGCAGGTCCATTTCAGAAACTCTCCTAATGATAAGGATAGCAAAGTGCTACATTAGAGCATCTGGAGGTACTGTCATACCATCTTTTGAGTATCTGTGAGTGCAGGCTTTAAATGCATGAATTCCAATTCCAAAATGAGCAGATGGACAAAGTGATGTATGACATATCTTTCAGCTATGTGTTCAGTTGTATCTCTGCTTGTGATGAGCGTTGACCTGCTGACTGGTATAAGGGATCATTCTGTTGGTAGCTGTATCAACGTTAATGGGTATTCTGCCAGTTTTTTTGAAAAGGTTCCTTGTTGcatttgcttctctttcagACAAGGAGCTGAAATGGATAAGGTGATGCAGGAGCTAGGGAAATCGCTAACAGACCAAGATGTAAATTCATTAGCAGCTCAGCATTTTGAATCTCAGCAGGTAAACTAAGTTCAGTGAACTAGAATGTCATACAAATAATTGTcttaaaaagaaaccccaaaacactCAATTATCACTAATGTTTTCTTAGGATTTGGAGAACAAATGGACCAACGAATTAAAACAGTCAACTGCTATCCAGAAGCAAGAATATCAGGAATGGGTGATAAAGCTTCATCAGGACCTAAAGAATCCCAACAACAGCTCAGTCAGGTATTTAATTAAACCAAGAGGCTTACTTCTGTCTGTCATAGTTCAAAGGATTTGCTTTTATATaatctttatttcaaattagCCATTTAAATAGGAATAGTCACAGCACATAAACCatcataattaaatattttatttttagcagtttaCTTGTAGGCATTTATTCATTGTTTAATGTTATAACCTTTCTTTACCAGAAAGTGTTGTAATGCACTGAACTACAACTTAAGCTGAATACGGTTTCCTCCTATTTTGCCATTATTTACAATACCTATCTTTGACACTATTTCACAAGGCTATCTGGTGCTACCTAAGGATGTTCTGTAGAATAATTGTAGCTTGATAAATAGTAACAGTATCACACGTTTTGAATTAACaggcctctttttttttttttttttttttccatgtatgcATCACTGGACAGCTAAAAAATGGCAATGGCAATTTTTAGTGTGAACACTTACGAGTTGAATGAAAAGCTTTCTGATTGAGGAAACGGCAAGGAAATCAAAATTTGTAACTTGGGAAGATCCCTCACCATTAGTAACAATCTTTGCTACTaataggaaaacagaagtaaaacctGATGCTTTCTCATGCCTCACATTAGTAGAAGAGCCTGTCTGAGTAGATTTAGGTGGATGCAGTAAAGAATTTCAAGGGAAACTACACCTTTGAACAAAGTGGATGCCAGTGATAAGAGGGAAAAGGCATGGATCATAATGCATGAAGTATTTaatcacttaagtgtttccttCTGGGTGAAGGAAGCTGAATGTGTGGAACatgagggaagagagagaggagcGGAAATATATTGGAAGATGATGCTGTATAGATTTCTCACTActttcttcagaattttgttGTCTGGAAGTTTGTTTTGGAAGTCTTTTGCAGTTCTTGGGTTTATC includes:
- the RAD51AP1 gene encoding RAD51-associated protein 1 isoform X2, translated to MCRAAPGRRGRGSRVVTGARTPPAGGGCGRRRRGWRGRNKKIVDYSQFGDLEDDDEDFACIAAPSSKKSRTQLKEPKKEKKEKQKKPHKELVPSQKQTPGKRISLDDKLYQRDLEVALALSVKEKSANILEVQNSEEQGKNTESENVHRRPLFSNCSVDSELLGLNQVMVDDIPRGDGRQRTAAAKIPAHQKKLPTIDSDDGEHAADSEPESVVSVESEEDSDYSEGDDEDFALEKKKAKGNKKKAREKMLAAREKKTPKSKINTTVSPVVSPSHVTEQKSEPTQKVVCSLSEPIGRPLHTSSPVTDKKPRWIPPAASGSSNNSMKYVSVKSPAQCLRLGLSRLARVKPLHPSAASS
- the RAD51AP1 gene encoding RAD51-associated protein 1 isoform X1; the encoded protein is MCRAAPGRRGRGSRVVTGARTPPAGGGCGRRRRGWRGRNKKIVDYSQFGDLEDDDEDFACIAAPSSKKSRTQLKEPKKEKKEKQKKPHKELVPSQKQTPGKRISLDDKLYQRDLEVALALSVKEKSANILEVQNSEEQGKNTESENVHRRPLFSNCSVDSELLGLNQVMVDDIPRGDGRQRTAAAKIPAHQKKLPTIDSDDGEHAADSEPESVVSVESEEDSDYSEGDDEDFALEKKKAKGNKKKAREKMLAAREKKTPKSKINTTVSPVVSPSHVTEQKSEPTQKVVCSLSEPIGRPLHTSSPVTDKKPRWIPPDFSQAFFSHVELCCVILCGALGNAQYTGNSFYVLVQRCCSVLLVN
- the RAD51AP1 gene encoding RAD51-associated protein 1 isoform X4, whose protein sequence is MARPVRRNKKIVDYSQFGDLEDDDEDFACIAAPSSKKSRTQLKEPKKEKKEKQKKPHKELVPSQKQTPGKRISLDDKLYQRDLEVALALSVKEKSANILEVQNSEEQGKNTESENVHRRPLFSNCSVDSELLGLNQVMVDDIPRGDGRQRTAAAKIPAHQKKLPTIDSDDGEHAADSEPESVVSVESEEDSDYSEGDDEDFALEKKKAKGNKKKAREKMLAAREKKTPKSKINTTVSPVVSPSHVTEQKSEPTQKVVCSLSEPIGRPLHTSSPVTDKKPRWIPPAASGSSNNSMKYVSVKSPAQCLRLGLSRLARVKPLHPSAASS
- the RAD51AP1 gene encoding RAD51-associated protein 1 isoform X3, which gives rise to MARPVRRNKKIVDYSQFGDLEDDDEDFACIAAPSSKKSRTQLKEPKKEKKEKQKKPHKELVPSQKQTPGKRISLDDKLYQRDLEVALALSVKEKSANILEVQNSEEQGKNTESENVHRRPLFSNCSVDSELLGLNQVMVDDIPRGDGRQRTAAAKIPAHQKKLPTIDSDDGEHAADSEPESVVSVESEEDSDYSEGDDEDFALEKKKAKGNKKKAREKMLAAREKKTPKSKINTTVSPVVSPSHVTEQKSEPTQKVVCSLSEPIGRPLHTSSPVTDKKPRWIPPDFSQAFFSHVELCCVILCGALGNAQYTGNSFYVLVQRCCSVLLVN